TTTTGCAAAGTTTTCTGCGCGAAAAGAGATTTTCGCGTCTTTTTATTATATAATTTTACTTATCTTGATGTATTTGACTGGAGTGTAATAAATGTCGGCAGCATGGAATAAATTTTTACAGCATGCGGGAGTAAGGCGATTTTTTGTTTTTCTTATCATAGCTGCTGTCCTTTATCTTTTTCGAGGAATGATGAATCTTATTTTACTCACGTTTATCTTTACTTTTTTGATGGACAGGCTGGAAAACGTAGTAAGAGGATTTCTTAACCACTTTTTAAAAGTGAGTCAAAAAGTGGTGATAACCAGTTTATATATTACGCTTGGCGGCTTATTGGCAATCGGAATCTTCAACTATTATCCTGTGGTCGCGGATCAAATCAAGCAGTTGGCAGATTTGGCGAAAGAACTGTCTGCTCGTCCAGAAGAGAATATTCCATTTTATTATGAGATCACCACTGTGTTTGGAGACGTGAATCTTTCGGGATATTTTGAAAAGGGGCTTAATTTTCTTTATACATACCTTGCTGATGTGAGTTCATTCAGTCTGCAAGTTTTTCTCTCATTAATTCTCAGTATGTTTTTCTTAATCGAAAAAGGCCGTTTGGTCGCTTTTATGCAAAAATTTAAAACGAGCAAATTGGCGATTTTTTATAAAGAGATTGCTTTTTTCGGTGGGAAATTTGTAAAGACGTTTGGAAAGGTATTAGAAGCACAATTTATCATTGCGATTGTAAATTGTGCTCTTACTACGATTTCTCTCTGGATCATGGGTTTTCCGCAGTTGTTCGGCCTGGCCGTTATGGTCTTTTTCCTGGGGCTGATTCCGGTGGCCGGAGTCGTCTTGTCCTTGATCCCTCTCAGTATTATTGCCTATAGCATCGGCGACTGGATCTATGTGTTCTATATGTTTATCGTTATTATGATCATTCATGCGATTGAAGCGTATTTTCTCAACCCGAAGCTTATGTCTGCAAAAACTGAGCTCCCTATCTTTATGACATTTATCGTATTGATTTTTTCCGAGCATTATTTTGGAATATGGGGATTGATAATCGGTATTCCCGTAGTTGTCTTTCTCTTGGATGTTCTTGATGTGACAAATAGCAGTACAGAGGAAACGGTCGGTGTTAACAAAAGTTGACATACTTGAAAAACTATTTACAAGATGGAAATAATGGTGTTTAATTATATTACAAAACTATACTACACTCGTTTAATCCTTTTTTGAAGGAATGGGGGACCCAAAATCATTACGGGGTGAATTTTTATACGTTTTATGTATAAAAACGGACATCTCTTCGTCCGAACCCGACAGCTAACCCCGTATACGTGAAGAGAGTCATATGTGGGATCTCTATGTCTGAATAGAGCACGAAGCCGCGAATGAACTCGTGGTTTTTTTTATTATTTTTTAGGAGGTAAATCTATGAAACTTGCAACAAGAATCATCATTGCACTTATTGTAGGTGCTATCGTCGGAATTATCTTGAACGTTTTTGCACCTCAAGCATTTGATGTGCTGGATCCATATTTATTTTCCCCTTTAGGCAAAATCTTTTTAAATTTGATTAATATGATTGTGATTCCAATCGTTTTCTTTTCGATTACTTTAGGAGTGGCGGGGCTTGGAGACCCAAAAAAATTAGGTCGGATTGGTGCAAAAACGATCTCCTATTTTCTATTAACCACTACTGTTGCAATTATTATAGGGCTTGTTCTTACGTTGTTGATCAAACCGGGTGAAGTGGGAAATATCACTCCTGAGAACGCAGGAAGCTATGAAGCAAAAGAAGCACCATCAACGGCTGAAACGCTTATGAACATTATCCCTAAAAATCCAATCGAGGCGTTCGCAAATGGAGACATGCTCCAAATCATTGTGTTTTCTATATTTATCGGGCTTGGAATTGCTATGCTCGGTAAGAAGACAGAAGGGCTGTTGAAAATTTTAGAGCAGGGAAATGACCTCATGATGTATCTTGTCGGTCTCGTTATGAAATTTGCTCCCTACGGTACATTTGGATTGATTGCTTCTGCAATTGGAAGCCAAGGCTTTAGCGCAATCCAAGCAATGGGACTCTATTTTATTGTTGTTCTTTTAGCCTTGATTATCCACATGGCTGTTACGTATGGTTCTACTGTTGCCGTATTAGGCAAGTTAAATCCGATTGCTTTCTTTAAGGGCTTTTCACCTGCTATGGTTGTAGCTTTCAGTACATCGAGCAGTAACGCGGTACTTCCGATGTCAATGGAAACTGCCCAAAAAAATTTAAAGGTGCCGAAATCGATAAGCAGCTTTGTTCAACCTTTGGGAGCAACCATTAATATGGATGGAACAGCGATCATGCAAGGTGTTGCAACAGTGTTTATCGCCCAGGTATATGATGTCAATCTGACTTTTGTGGAGCTTGTCACTGTTGTTCTAACTGCTGTTCTTGCAAGTGTAGGTACTGCCGGGGTGCCCGGAGTCGGTTTGATCCTGCTGGCCATGGTGCTGCAATCCGTCAATCTTCCTGTTGAAGGGATTGCACTTATATTAGGGATTGACCGCTTGCTTGATATGGCAAGGACTGCAGTCAATATTACGGGAGATGCTGCCTGCGCCGTTATTGTTGCTGAATCAGAGAAAAAACACGGAGTTACTTCTGAACAAAACGTTAATCAATCCTTCTAAAATATTCCAATGAATAAGATGGAGCTATCTACAGATGCTCCATCTTTTCCTTTTCATAGATGAATTAGAGTCGATGATGCGGATTTCCGTACACCGCCATAAAAAAGACCCTTTTGACATATCAAGCTCCAAATTGGAAACACCCTTTTAACCAGAAAAATGACTGTAAATGGTATACTATATACTAGAATGGGAGGGCTTTAAAGCAATGACAATCAAGCCGGTTTTAACGGTTAACAATATACATAAGAAAATCGGGAAAAAGAAGATTTTAGAAGAAATCAGCTTAGATGTTTATCCCGGAGAAATTGTCGGATTGCTGGGACCAAACGGCTCAGGAAAAACAACACTCATCAAAATTATCGTCGGTTTAATGGAAAAAAACGAAGGGACTATTTTAATTAATGGATTTCCTCTCAATCAGGAATTTGAGGAAGCTATCCGTTTTGTCGGAGCCATCATTGAAAATCCTGAATTTTATCAAAATATGACTGGGTATGAGAATCTCCAGCAGTATGCCGAAATGGCGGGCAACATTTCCAAAACAAGAATCGATGAAGTCGTAGAGCGGGTCGGATTAAGCCACGCGATCGACGATAAGGTGAAAGCTTATTCGCTTGGAATGAGGCAGCGGCTAGGGATTGCCCAGGGAATTCTGCATTCGCCCAGCCTGTTGATTTTGGACGAACCGACTAATGGGTTAGATCCCGCGGGGATGAAGGATTTCAGGGAGCATATAAAAGAACTCGCAAAACGTGAAAATGTCGCTATTCTCATTGCATCTCACCTTCTTAGTGAGGTGGAGGAGCTTTGTGATCGAGTCATCATTATTCAAAATGGAAAAATTAAGTCAACCGTAAGCTTATCGGAAAACCTTGAAACCGAACTTACTCTTCGTATGGAGCTTCGTCCGCAGGAGAATGCACTCAGCTGGCTGAGCGGCCAAGGTTTTGAAGCAGAAGCAAATGGAGATTTTCTCTTAGTAAAGGTGAAAAAAGAGCAAGTCCCCGATTTATGCCGAAGAATGTCCATTGATGGCATTGATATATTTAGTGTAATTCCTGTTAAACGATCACTTGAGGAAAGCTTTATCGATTGGACAACTGAAAACGTTATGCGCGAAAGAGAAGGGGAAGAGTATGAACAGACTGATTCGAAATGAGCATAAAAAGCTGTTCAAAAAAAGAATTGTAGTCGTAGCATTGATAAGTATGGCGGTCCTGCAATTTTTAATGGCGCTTTTTATCAAAAGGCTGTTGATGAGCGCGAGGGTTGAGGATCATTTTATTGGGTATTTTTCTTACGCTCCTAATTTAAACATAATATTGCAGCTTTTTTCAGTAGTTATTGCAGCGACGATCGTTTCATCTGAATTTGATAAAAGAACGATTAAATTTTTGCTAATACGTCCTGTGAAACGGTGGAAGATTCTTCTTTCTAAATGGACGACTTCTATTTTAGCCAGCATCTACCTTTTTAT
This window of the Bacillus gobiensis genome carries:
- a CDS encoding AI-2E family transporter; protein product: MSAAWNKFLQHAGVRRFFVFLIIAAVLYLFRGMMNLILLTFIFTFLMDRLENVVRGFLNHFLKVSQKVVITSLYITLGGLLAIGIFNYYPVVADQIKQLADLAKELSARPEENIPFYYEITTVFGDVNLSGYFEKGLNFLYTYLADVSSFSLQVFLSLILSMFFLIEKGRLVAFMQKFKTSKLAIFYKEIAFFGGKFVKTFGKVLEAQFIIAIVNCALTTISLWIMGFPQLFGLAVMVFFLGLIPVAGVVLSLIPLSIIAYSIGDWIYVFYMFIVIMIIHAIEAYFLNPKLMSAKTELPIFMTFIVLIFSEHYFGIWGLIIGIPVVVFLLDVLDVTNSSTEETVGVNKS
- a CDS encoding dicarboxylate/amino acid:cation symporter; this translates as MKLATRIIIALIVGAIVGIILNVFAPQAFDVLDPYLFSPLGKIFLNLINMIVIPIVFFSITLGVAGLGDPKKLGRIGAKTISYFLLTTTVAIIIGLVLTLLIKPGEVGNITPENAGSYEAKEAPSTAETLMNIIPKNPIEAFANGDMLQIIVFSIFIGLGIAMLGKKTEGLLKILEQGNDLMMYLVGLVMKFAPYGTFGLIASAIGSQGFSAIQAMGLYFIVVLLALIIHMAVTYGSTVAVLGKLNPIAFFKGFSPAMVVAFSTSSSNAVLPMSMETAQKNLKVPKSISSFVQPLGATINMDGTAIMQGVATVFIAQVYDVNLTFVELVTVVLTAVLASVGTAGVPGVGLILLAMVLQSVNLPVEGIALILGIDRLLDMARTAVNITGDAACAVIVAESEKKHGVTSEQNVNQSF
- a CDS encoding ABC transporter ATP-binding protein, giving the protein MTIKPVLTVNNIHKKIGKKKILEEISLDVYPGEIVGLLGPNGSGKTTLIKIIVGLMEKNEGTILINGFPLNQEFEEAIRFVGAIIENPEFYQNMTGYENLQQYAEMAGNISKTRIDEVVERVGLSHAIDDKVKAYSLGMRQRLGIAQGILHSPSLLILDEPTNGLDPAGMKDFREHIKELAKRENVAILIASHLLSEVEELCDRVIIIQNGKIKSTVSLSENLETELTLRMELRPQENALSWLSGQGFEAEANGDFLLVKVKKEQVPDLCRRMSIDGIDIFSVIPVKRSLEESFIDWTTENVMREREGEEYEQTDSK